A genomic stretch from Apodemus sylvaticus chromosome 12, mApoSyl1.1, whole genome shotgun sequence includes:
- the Cxcr4 gene encoding C-X-C chemokine receptor type 4 isoform X2 — protein sequence MDSISIYTSDNYSEELGSGDYDSNKEPCFRDENVHFNRIFLPTIFFIIFLTGIVGNGLVILVMGYQKKLRSMTDKYRLHLSVADLLFVITLPFWAVDAMADWYFGKFLCKAVHIIYTVNLYSSVLILAFISLDRYLAIVHATNSQRPRKLLAEKAVYVGVWIPALLLTIPDFIFADVSQVDGRYICDRLYPDSLWMVVFQFQHIMVGLILPGIVILSCYCIIISKLSHSKGHQKRKALKTTVILILAFFACWLPYYVVISIDSFILLGVIEQGCDFESIVHKCMSITEALAFFHCCLNPILYAFLGAKFKSSAQHALNSMSRGSSLKILSKGKRGGHSSVSTESESSSFHSS from the exons ATGGACTCGATCAGT ATATACACTTCAGATAACTACTCGGAAGAACTAGGGTCTGGAGACTATGACTCCAACAAAGAACCCTGCTTCCGGGatgaaaatgtccatttcaaTAGGATCTTCCTGCCCAccatcttcttcatcatcttcttgACTGGCATAGTGGGCAATGGATTGGTGATCCTGGTCATGGGTTACCAGAAGAAGCTACGGAGCATGACGGACAAGTACCGGTTGCACCTGTCAGTGGCCGACCTCCTCTTTGTCATCACACTCCCCTTCTGGGCGGTTGATGCCATGGCTGACTGGTACTTTGGGAAATTTTTGTGTAAGGCTGTCCATATCATCTACACCGTCAACCTCTACAGTAGCGTTCTCATCCTGGCCTTCATCAGCCTGGACCGGTACCTTGCCATCGTCCATGCCACCAACAGTCAGAGGCCAAGGAAACTGTTGGCTGAAAAGGCCGTCTACGTGGGTGTCTGGATCCCCGCTCTTCTCCTGACTATCCCTGACTTTATTTTTGCCGATGTCAGCCAGGTGGACGGCAGGTACATCTGTGACCGCCTTTACCCTGACAGCTTGTGGATGGTGGTGTTCCAGTTCCAGCACATCATGGTGGGTCTCATCCTGCCGGGCATCGTCATCCTGTCCTGTTACTGCATCATCATCTCTAAGCTGTCCCACTCCAAGGGTCACCAGAAGCGCAAGGCCCTCAAGACCACAGTCATCCTCATCCTGGCTTTCTTTGCCTGCTGGCTGCCGTATTACGTGGTGATCAGCATCGACTCCTTCATCCTTTTGGGGGTCATCGAGCAAGGATGTGACTTTGAGAGCATCGTACACAAGTGCATGTCCATCACGGAGGCCCTTGCCTTCTTCCACTGTTGCCTGAACCCCATCCTCTATGCCTTCCTCGGGGCCAAATTCAAAAGCTCTGCGCAGCATGCGCTCAACTCCATGAGCAGAGGCTCCAGCCTCAAGATCCTCTCCAAGGGAAAGCGGGGTGGGCACTCTTCCGTCTCCACGGAGTCAGAATCCTCCAGTTTTCACTCCAGCTAA
- the Cxcr4 gene encoding C-X-C chemokine receptor type 4 isoform X1 — protein sequence MDSISVSIYTSDNYSEELGSGDYDSNKEPCFRDENVHFNRIFLPTIFFIIFLTGIVGNGLVILVMGYQKKLRSMTDKYRLHLSVADLLFVITLPFWAVDAMADWYFGKFLCKAVHIIYTVNLYSSVLILAFISLDRYLAIVHATNSQRPRKLLAEKAVYVGVWIPALLLTIPDFIFADVSQVDGRYICDRLYPDSLWMVVFQFQHIMVGLILPGIVILSCYCIIISKLSHSKGHQKRKALKTTVILILAFFACWLPYYVVISIDSFILLGVIEQGCDFESIVHKCMSITEALAFFHCCLNPILYAFLGAKFKSSAQHALNSMSRGSSLKILSKGKRGGHSSVSTESESSSFHSS from the exons ATGGACTCGATCAGTGTAAGT ATATACACTTCAGATAACTACTCGGAAGAACTAGGGTCTGGAGACTATGACTCCAACAAAGAACCCTGCTTCCGGGatgaaaatgtccatttcaaTAGGATCTTCCTGCCCAccatcttcttcatcatcttcttgACTGGCATAGTGGGCAATGGATTGGTGATCCTGGTCATGGGTTACCAGAAGAAGCTACGGAGCATGACGGACAAGTACCGGTTGCACCTGTCAGTGGCCGACCTCCTCTTTGTCATCACACTCCCCTTCTGGGCGGTTGATGCCATGGCTGACTGGTACTTTGGGAAATTTTTGTGTAAGGCTGTCCATATCATCTACACCGTCAACCTCTACAGTAGCGTTCTCATCCTGGCCTTCATCAGCCTGGACCGGTACCTTGCCATCGTCCATGCCACCAACAGTCAGAGGCCAAGGAAACTGTTGGCTGAAAAGGCCGTCTACGTGGGTGTCTGGATCCCCGCTCTTCTCCTGACTATCCCTGACTTTATTTTTGCCGATGTCAGCCAGGTGGACGGCAGGTACATCTGTGACCGCCTTTACCCTGACAGCTTGTGGATGGTGGTGTTCCAGTTCCAGCACATCATGGTGGGTCTCATCCTGCCGGGCATCGTCATCCTGTCCTGTTACTGCATCATCATCTCTAAGCTGTCCCACTCCAAGGGTCACCAGAAGCGCAAGGCCCTCAAGACCACAGTCATCCTCATCCTGGCTTTCTTTGCCTGCTGGCTGCCGTATTACGTGGTGATCAGCATCGACTCCTTCATCCTTTTGGGGGTCATCGAGCAAGGATGTGACTTTGAGAGCATCGTACACAAGTGCATGTCCATCACGGAGGCCCTTGCCTTCTTCCACTGTTGCCTGAACCCCATCCTCTATGCCTTCCTCGGGGCCAAATTCAAAAGCTCTGCGCAGCATGCGCTCAACTCCATGAGCAGAGGCTCCAGCCTCAAGATCCTCTCCAAGGGAAAGCGGGGTGGGCACTCTTCCGTCTCCACGGAGTCAGAATCCTCCAGTTTTCACTCCAGCTAA